One window from the genome of Synechococcales cyanobacterium T60_A2020_003 encodes:
- a CDS encoding YbaB/EbfC family nucleoid-associated protein: MQKGQGQGFGFGLGKMKELTEAIKKAQQVQEGAKKLQQELEELEVEGSAGGGQVKVFLSGNQEPRRVEITPAALEEGAEMLSDLVLAAMKDAYERSTATMRERMEELTGGLNLPGM; the protein is encoded by the coding sequence ATGCAGAAAGGACAAGGACAAGGATTTGGCTTCGGTCTTGGCAAAATGAAAGAGCTAACTGAAGCGATCAAGAAAGCGCAACAGGTTCAGGAAGGCGCTAAGAAGCTTCAGCAAGAACTTGAGGAACTAGAAGTCGAAGGTTCCGCAGGGGGTGGGCAAGTTAAGGTATTTCTGAGCGGCAACCAAGAACCACGTCGTGTTGAAATTACCCCTGCTGCCCTTGAAGAAGGTGCAGAAATGCTTTCCGACCTCGTTCTGGCTGCGATGAAGGATGCCTATGAGCGTTCGACTGCAACTATGCGCGAACGCATGGAAGAGTTAACGGGTGGTCTGAACTTGCCAGGAATGTAG